The Acidobacteriota bacterium genome includes a window with the following:
- a CDS encoding M50 family metallopeptidase, which translates to MSPSVAKTLPRQELVQMVALAAVVAVALAWVPWFQVLAYPFRLLLTTVHELSHGLAALATGGRFERFLINTDGSGLAYTAGGVRSVVIPAGYLGAACFGALLVWLGSRPRAGRGALIASGALMILLTLRFGLPSVWHGDVLSGLLTTAAGGSIGLLFLWVGLALPLRWVVFFVHLVAFEAALFALDDLRVLIGLSATSQAPANDALSMAELTRIPAPVWAVLWAVMAAAIIAVAVYRAWFRR; encoded by the coding sequence ATGAGTCCGTCCGTCGCCAAAACCCTGCCGCGTCAAGAGTTGGTCCAGATGGTGGCTCTGGCGGCGGTGGTGGCGGTCGCCCTCGCCTGGGTCCCCTGGTTTCAGGTGCTGGCCTACCCGTTTCGGCTGCTGCTGACCACCGTCCACGAGCTCAGCCACGGCCTGGCGGCGCTGGCTACCGGGGGGCGCTTCGAGCGCTTTTTGATCAACACCGATGGCTCCGGTCTGGCCTACACGGCCGGCGGTGTGCGCAGCGTGGTGATTCCGGCGGGCTACCTCGGGGCAGCCTGCTTCGGGGCGCTCTTGGTTTGGCTCGGCAGCCGACCGCGGGCTGGCCGCGGGGCGCTGATCGCCTCCGGTGCCCTGATGATCCTGCTGACCCTGCGCTTCGGTTTGCCCAGCGTCTGGCATGGCGACGTCTTGAGCGGCCTCTTGACCACCGCCGCCGGCGGCAGCATTGGCTTGCTCTTTCTCTGGGTCGGCCTCGCTCTGCCGCTGCGCTGGGTGGTGTTCTTCGTCCATCTGGTGGCCTTCGAAGCGGCGCTCTTCGCGCTCGATGACCTGCGCGTGTTGATCGGCCTGTCGGCGACTTCCCAGGCGCCCGCCAACGATGCCCTGTCGATGGCCGAGCTGACCCGTATTCCGGCGCCGGTCTGGGCCGTGCTGTGGGCGGTCATGGCGGCGGCGATCATCGCCGTGGCGGTCTACCGGGCGTGGTTTC